Proteins from a genomic interval of Archangium lipolyticum:
- a CDS encoding MXAN_6627.5 family MYXO-CTERM protein has protein sequence MKDIPPIRRTLPRLALTLTLLLPLAGRAQDAGTPDAGSVFDVPDASVGGGGADRDNPEADDSTGRPGGACRSSADCASRFSCAQGQCRYTGIRQAERVGCLLGPEDSLAVAGLGLLVAVRRRGRQEGR, from the coding sequence ATGAAGGACATTCCCCCGATCCGCCGCACCCTGCCACGCCTCGCCCTCACCCTCACCCTGCTCCTCCCGCTGGCGGGACGAGCCCAGGACGCCGGCACCCCGGACGCGGGCAGCGTATTCGACGTCCCGGACGCCTCGGTGGGCGGCGGGGGCGCGGATCGGGACAACCCCGAGGCCGATGATTCCACGGGCCGTCCGGGTGGGGCCTGCCGCAGCAGCGCCGACTGCGCGTCGCGCTTCAGCTGCGCCCAGGGCCAGTGCCGCTACACCGGCATCCGCCAGGCCGAGCGCGTGGGCTGCCTGTTGGGCCCGGAGGACTCCCTGGCCGTGGCGGGCCTGGGACTGCTCGTGGCGGTACGGCGGCGCGGCCGCCAGGAGGGACGATGA
- a CDS encoding acyl carrier protein — translation MDRQQILDHVRNMILTMNSGLFPDDVNEFASMTYDLGMDSLYLESLISRLKEEVADIEFTPWYIKASRRGHDTVGSLVDYIDEHMTASRAAGASKSEPAADARRGEQQVEAA, via the coding sequence ATGGACCGGCAGCAGATTCTCGATCACGTCCGCAACATGATCCTCACGATGAACTCCGGTCTGTTCCCGGACGACGTGAACGAGTTCGCCTCGATGACGTATGATCTGGGCATGGACTCCCTGTACCTCGAGTCGCTCATCTCTCGTCTGAAGGAAGAGGTGGCGGATATCGAGTTCACGCCCTGGTACATCAAGGCGTCGCGCCGCGGTCATGACACCGTGGGCAGCCTGGTGGATTACATCGACGAGCACATGACGGCCTCGCGCGCCGCGGGTGCCTCCAAGAGCGAGCCTGCCGCCGACGCGCGGCGAGGTGAGCAGCAGGTGGAGGCCGCATGA
- a CDS encoding type III polyketide synthase, with protein MSQAPATRPTLLAIGSEFPPFKVTQEEMYEGLLKKWYEKVPNAERIVKNTRVRSRYFAWDPRVALANGSVPTGDRSEVFEKTVLDVAGRSVGKVLAQVDRSKVGSIAMASCTGYMGPTPEYFIAKQFELTSSIRRTFIGHMGCFAAFNVLKVAMDSLAARPNEHVIINCTEFSSLQFRSDANAEQAVIQALFGDTSASAVIGSAPDGEGVQFIRTHTEQIWGTHELMTWNIKNDGFFMTLSPYVPFVIAENIHAYLEKLLGPEKLSVGDVKHWIIHPGGPKIVEMLGKQLKLTEAQLASTWHVLGEYGNCSSATVMLVLEHMLKADKPQRGEYGVMLAFGPGLTVEGALVRF; from the coding sequence ATGAGTCAGGCGCCGGCCACTCGCCCCACGCTGCTAGCCATTGGTAGCGAGTTCCCGCCCTTCAAGGTCACCCAGGAGGAGATGTACGAGGGCCTCCTGAAGAAGTGGTACGAGAAGGTCCCCAACGCCGAGCGCATCGTCAAGAACACGCGCGTGCGCAGCCGTTACTTCGCGTGGGATCCCCGCGTGGCCCTGGCCAACGGCTCGGTGCCCACGGGAGACCGCTCGGAGGTCTTCGAGAAGACGGTCCTGGATGTCGCCGGGCGTTCGGTGGGCAAGGTGCTCGCCCAGGTGGACCGCAGCAAGGTGGGCAGCATCGCCATGGCCAGCTGCACCGGCTACATGGGCCCCACCCCCGAGTACTTCATCGCCAAGCAGTTCGAGCTCACCTCGAGCATCCGCCGCACCTTCATCGGTCACATGGGCTGCTTCGCCGCCTTCAACGTGCTGAAGGTGGCGATGGACAGCCTCGCGGCGCGTCCGAACGAGCACGTCATCATCAACTGCACCGAGTTCAGCTCGCTCCAGTTCCGCTCCGACGCCAACGCCGAGCAGGCCGTCATCCAGGCCCTCTTCGGTGACACCAGCGCGTCCGCCGTGATTGGCAGCGCTCCGGACGGCGAGGGCGTGCAGTTCATCCGCACCCATACCGAGCAGATCTGGGGCACCCACGAGCTGATGACGTGGAACATCAAGAACGACGGCTTCTTCATGACGCTGTCGCCCTACGTGCCCTTCGTCATCGCCGAGAACATCCACGCCTACCTGGAGAAGCTGCTCGGGCCCGAGAAGCTGTCCGTGGGTGACGTGAAGCATTGGATCATCCACCCCGGCGGTCCCAAAATCGTCGAGATGCTCGGCAAGCAGCTCAAGCTGACGGAGGCGCAGCTGGCCTCCACCTGGCACGTGCTGGGCGAGTACGGCAACTGCTCGTCGGCCACCGTCATGCTGGTGCTCGAGCACATGCTCAAGGCGGACAAGCCGCAGCGGGGCGAGTACGGCGTGATGCTGGCCTTCGGCCCCGGGCTGACCGTCGAGGGCGCGCTGGTCCGGTTCTGA
- a CDS encoding acetylserotonin O-methyltransferase: protein MRLGLKADSLLERVADWLNLAPKPLAHAFFGMMASRTLMAGERLGLFAALADGSATVEELAARLKLSPEGTRALLEALEACEAVERKKGRYRMADSARRWLDPRSPQYVGGFLDFNYTQWEWWSHLEDAIRTGEAVDIHHFAPDDPRWRSYIHAMHQMSRLSAPEVARSIPLPRGARQVLDLGGAHGWYAAELCRRHRGLKATVLDLEGSVRVGREIISRAGLSHVVTHKEGDILTSELGGPYDAVLLFQVVHHLSPAQNVALLRRVRTALTHKGTLAVLEYLREDAEQPPSAAPLIGLHYFLTSKAAAYAPAEVEGFLDDAGFRIESVRPVRHLPLQTLLIARPE, encoded by the coding sequence ATGAGGCTCGGGCTCAAGGCGGACAGCCTGCTGGAGCGCGTGGCGGACTGGCTGAACCTGGCGCCCAAGCCGCTGGCGCACGCCTTCTTCGGGATGATGGCCTCGCGCACGCTGATGGCCGGGGAGCGGCTGGGCCTCTTCGCGGCGCTCGCCGACGGCTCGGCCACGGTGGAGGAGCTGGCGGCGCGGCTGAAGCTGTCTCCCGAGGGCACGCGCGCGCTCCTGGAGGCGCTCGAGGCCTGCGAGGCCGTGGAGCGCAAGAAGGGCCGCTACCGGATGGCCGACAGCGCCCGGCGCTGGTTGGATCCGCGCTCGCCGCAGTACGTGGGCGGCTTCCTGGACTTCAACTACACCCAGTGGGAGTGGTGGAGCCACCTGGAGGACGCCATCCGCACGGGGGAGGCGGTGGACATCCACCACTTCGCTCCGGACGACCCGCGCTGGCGCTCCTACATCCACGCCATGCACCAGATGTCGCGGCTGTCCGCGCCCGAGGTGGCCCGCTCCATTCCGCTGCCCAGGGGAGCGCGGCAGGTGTTGGACCTCGGGGGGGCGCACGGTTGGTACGCCGCGGAGCTGTGCCGCCGGCACCGGGGGCTGAAGGCCACGGTGCTGGACCTGGAGGGCAGCGTCCGGGTGGGGCGCGAAATCATCTCCCGGGCGGGCCTGTCGCACGTGGTGACGCACAAGGAGGGAGACATCCTCACCTCGGAGCTGGGGGGCCCGTATGACGCGGTGCTCCTCTTCCAGGTGGTGCACCACCTGTCGCCCGCGCAGAACGTGGCGCTGCTGCGCCGGGTGCGCACCGCGCTGACGCACAAGGGGACGCTGGCGGTGCTCGAGTACCTGCGCGAGGACGCCGAGCAGCCGCCGAGCGCCGCGCCCCTCATCGGCCTGCACTACTTCCTCACCTCGAAGGCGGCGGCGTACGCCCCCGCGGAGGTGGAGGGCTTCCTGGACGACGCGGGCTTCCGCATCGAGAGCGTCCGGCCGGTGCGCCACCTGCCGCTGCAGACGCTCCTCATCGCCCGCCCCGAGTGA
- a CDS encoding HoxN/HupN/NixA family nickel/cobalt transporter, translating into MSPLLLAFLVGLGQGLFHAVGPDHCAAMATLGTLGPARRRTTFLVALRFALGHAAVLGGVATFCLMAGVGLSETFERWAEVFGGMVLVALAVTAFLFPNVLRHGHPHLPGHTQEPHSHLHDSHMHERVTTAAGALMAVSGVRSLLLALPPLLVGGSLQSSGWTYLPGFALGILVGMGAVGLLLAEGLARLDSTLAERLQRLVAVGSAALGLFWIVNRL; encoded by the coding sequence GTGTCGCCCCTCTTATTGGCATTCCTCGTCGGTCTCGGCCAGGGCCTGTTCCACGCGGTGGGGCCGGACCACTGCGCCGCCATGGCCACTCTCGGCACCCTGGGCCCCGCCCGGCGCCGCACCACCTTCCTCGTCGCGCTGCGCTTCGCCCTCGGCCATGCCGCCGTGCTCGGCGGCGTCGCCACCTTCTGTCTCATGGCCGGCGTGGGTCTCTCGGAGACCTTCGAGCGCTGGGCCGAGGTGTTCGGCGGCATGGTGCTCGTCGCCCTCGCCGTCACCGCCTTCCTCTTCCCCAACGTGCTGCGCCACGGCCACCCCCACCTCCCCGGCCACACGCAGGAGCCCCACTCCCACCTGCACGACTCCCACATGCATGAGCGGGTGACCACCGCGGCCGGCGCCCTCATGGCCGTCAGTGGTGTGCGCTCGCTGCTGCTGGCCCTCCCCCCGCTCCTGGTGGGCGGCAGCCTGCAGTCCTCCGGGTGGACCTACCTCCCCGGTTTCGCGCTCGGCATCCTCGTGGGCATGGGCGCCGTGGGCCTGCTCCTCGCCGAGGGCCTCGCCCGTCTGGACTCGACCCTGGCCGAGCGTCTCCAGCGCCTCGTGGCCGTCGGCTCCGCCGCGCTCGGCCTCTTCTGGATCGTCAACCGGCTGTGA
- the bcp gene encoding thioredoxin-dependent thiol peroxidase, whose translation MGYPSIPMPIPQTGTQAPDFQLKDQNGNDVKLSQFRGKNVVLYFYPKDDTPGCTREACDFRDQHSAVREAGAVVLGVSPDTTASHQKFATKFSLPFPLLADTERQVCDAYGVWGEKSLYGRKFQGVTRATFLIDTEGKVARVWPKVKVDGHVDEILESLSGGASAETPSAVREPVKKKSVAKKAAPAKKAVAKKAAPAKKAVAKKSTTRRQ comes from the coding sequence ATGGGTTATCCAAGCATACCCATGCCCATTCCCCAGACAGGTACGCAGGCGCCGGACTTTCAGTTGAAGGACCAGAACGGCAACGACGTGAAGCTCTCGCAGTTCCGGGGCAAGAACGTCGTCCTCTACTTCTACCCGAAGGATGACACCCCGGGATGCACGCGGGAGGCGTGCGACTTCCGGGACCAGCACTCGGCGGTGCGCGAGGCGGGCGCGGTGGTGCTGGGCGTGTCGCCGGACACGACGGCGAGCCACCAGAAGTTCGCCACGAAGTTCTCGTTGCCCTTCCCGCTGCTGGCGGACACCGAGCGCCAGGTGTGTGACGCCTATGGCGTGTGGGGTGAGAAGTCGCTGTATGGCCGGAAGTTCCAGGGCGTGACGCGCGCCACCTTCCTCATCGACACGGAGGGCAAGGTGGCGCGCGTGTGGCCGAAGGTGAAGGTGGATGGACACGTCGACGAGATTCTCGAGTCGCTGTCGGGTGGTGCGTCCGCGGAGACGCCCTCTGCGGTGCGCGAGCCGGTGAAGAAGAAGAGCGTGGCGAAGAAGGCGGCACCGGCGAAAAAGGCGGTAGCGAAGAAGGCAGCACCCGCGAAGAAGGCCGTAGCGAAGAAGTCCACCACCCGCCGCCAGTAG
- a CDS encoding response regulator yields the protein MAPRILVVDDNQELLTLLTQLFEDAGYEVVGASKGKQAVEVSRAQPPAVAVLDILLPDMMGYHLADALRKDQPQLPLVFITGVFKGGKHAMEARQKYAAAGYFEKPFEAAALLDAVRKLVPVEKKAPTATPSDDAFDVELDIDVEEEGPQDAMELTGRIKVTGGDNLTAEIRGANLTANPLHKVPVTLVRPPVPGRPAEPLPVGAGSPGSRRGDFKDNLPSLITAFYLSRETGELGVQRGKVKKVVYFERGTPVFALSNLLADRFGQFLVRVGKIKPDQLQDASAVATASNRRTGDVLVERGLLKDTERLYYVGQQVKAIIYSLFSWEDGTYVMSFKEKAAAESIKLDVHPANLIVRGIKKLYKPERLRRMLRPEDRLIPAVAPAYQLHEVELERWEAELLPRIDGNRTVGELIAYANRPEQVVYGYLVSMMSLGILEARSNN from the coding sequence ATGGCTCCCCGAATCCTCGTCGTCGATGACAACCAGGAGCTGCTCACGCTCCTCACCCAGCTCTTCGAAGATGCAGGTTATGAAGTGGTCGGAGCGAGCAAGGGCAAGCAGGCCGTCGAGGTCTCGCGTGCCCAGCCTCCAGCGGTGGCGGTGCTCGATATCCTCCTGCCCGACATGATGGGCTACCACCTGGCGGACGCGCTGAGGAAGGATCAGCCCCAGCTCCCGCTCGTCTTCATCACCGGTGTCTTCAAGGGTGGCAAGCACGCCATGGAGGCGCGGCAGAAGTACGCGGCCGCGGGCTACTTCGAGAAGCCCTTCGAGGCCGCCGCGCTGCTCGATGCGGTGCGCAAGCTGGTGCCCGTCGAGAAGAAGGCCCCCACGGCCACCCCCTCGGACGACGCCTTCGATGTGGAGCTCGACATCGACGTGGAGGAGGAGGGCCCCCAGGACGCGATGGAGCTGACGGGCCGCATCAAGGTGACGGGGGGCGACAACCTCACCGCGGAGATCCGCGGCGCCAACCTCACCGCGAACCCCCTGCACAAGGTGCCGGTCACCCTGGTGCGTCCGCCCGTGCCGGGCCGTCCGGCGGAGCCGCTGCCCGTGGGCGCGGGCTCGCCGGGCAGCCGCCGCGGGGACTTCAAGGACAACCTGCCCTCGCTCATCACCGCCTTCTACCTGTCGCGCGAGACGGGAGAGCTGGGCGTGCAGCGCGGCAAGGTGAAGAAGGTCGTCTACTTCGAGCGTGGCACCCCGGTGTTCGCCCTGTCCAACCTGCTGGCGGACCGCTTCGGCCAGTTCCTGGTGCGCGTGGGGAAGATCAAGCCCGATCAGCTCCAGGACGCCTCGGCGGTGGCCACGGCGAGCAACCGGCGCACCGGAGACGTGCTGGTGGAGCGCGGCCTGCTCAAGGACACCGAGCGCCTGTACTACGTGGGCCAGCAGGTGAAGGCCATCATCTACTCGCTCTTCTCGTGGGAGGACGGCACCTACGTGATGAGCTTCAAGGAGAAGGCCGCGGCCGAGTCCATCAAGCTGGACGTGCACCCGGCCAACCTCATCGTCCGGGGCATCAAGAAGCTCTACAAGCCCGAGCGCCTGCGCCGCATGCTGCGTCCGGAGGACCGGCTCATCCCGGCGGTGGCCCCGGCGTACCAGCTGCACGAGGTGGAGCTGGAGCGGTGGGAGGCGGAGCTGCTGCCGCGCATCGACGGCAACCGCACGGTGGGGGAGCTGATCGCCTACGCCAACCGGCCGGAGCAGGTCGTCTACGGCTACCTGGTGTCGATGATGTCGCTGGGCATCCTCGAGGCGCGGAGCAACAACTAG
- a CDS encoding methyl-accepting chemotaxis protein, producing the protein MVSFNPLSSDRPLTKRIFMLFQVLVLPCAPFVAYLVGMVLGLKGDEVPRSVLYFLPPVIIICGNVYPHLLIGYLYRTATAFNPNDLAWSRLARILKFPWRVAFYGQAGSFAIGAFIFSLEVCLWFGKSLWLVALGTVIGVAISLLLALPVGIIVERWIMPLALEEQGRNPSLRVLQTSFFWLRQSWFLPYAFIVCALSIIVLGGVIVGVQTGIVQQQLVSQLMNTGQHQAAALVSGLTSSLLSELSVPALVLAIMMISLPAVSAWMLARRQEQGSQAVLQAIEYLSIGKVRPPEWVSTDEIGDLAFGLNSIIGQLSAVPRALENAANQLAEAGATLRNANDNQRQALTIQATTIQETNVTAQEIKQTSDLTAQRAEAVLNVVTHAEELGRAGSNAIEQTIAGFSVIRDSVHAIRTKMERLHASAQQIGNITEAVKDLADQSNMLALNAAIEAVRSGEHGKGFGVVAREIRNLADQSIRATGRIRNILEEVGSAINDAVAMTDVGAAQVEGGLDKVKTSGDSLRQLSQMVHESSSAVRQITAAVSQQNSGFAQIFTAIADMSRSMDQSLERLESTQEAAGTLQQVSDQVNQLVRQYRVE; encoded by the coding sequence ATGGTGTCCTTCAACCCGTTGAGCAGCGATCGTCCCCTGACCAAGCGCATCTTCATGCTCTTTCAGGTCCTCGTGCTGCCGTGTGCGCCCTTCGTGGCGTATCTGGTGGGCATGGTCCTGGGCCTGAAGGGGGACGAAGTTCCCCGCTCGGTCCTCTACTTCCTGCCGCCGGTCATCATCATCTGCGGCAACGTGTACCCGCATCTGCTCATCGGGTACCTGTACCGCACCGCCACGGCCTTCAATCCGAACGACCTGGCCTGGTCCCGGCTGGCGCGCATCCTCAAGTTCCCCTGGCGCGTCGCCTTCTACGGCCAGGCGGGCTCCTTCGCCATCGGCGCGTTCATCTTCAGCCTCGAGGTGTGCCTCTGGTTCGGCAAGAGCCTGTGGCTGGTCGCGCTCGGCACCGTCATCGGCGTGGCCATCAGTCTGCTGCTGGCACTCCCGGTGGGCATCATCGTCGAGCGGTGGATCATGCCGCTGGCGCTCGAGGAGCAGGGCCGCAACCCCTCCCTGCGCGTGCTGCAGACCAGCTTCTTCTGGCTGCGCCAGTCCTGGTTCCTGCCCTACGCCTTCATCGTCTGCGCCCTCTCCATCATCGTGCTGGGCGGCGTCATCGTCGGCGTGCAGACGGGCATCGTGCAGCAGCAACTGGTCTCCCAGCTGATGAACACCGGCCAGCACCAGGCCGCCGCCCTCGTCAGCGGCCTCACCAGCTCGCTGCTCTCCGAGCTGAGCGTGCCCGCGCTGGTGCTCGCCATCATGATGATCTCCCTGCCCGCCGTCTCCGCCTGGATGCTGGCGCGCCGCCAGGAGCAGGGCTCGCAGGCGGTGCTCCAGGCCATCGAGTACCTCTCCATCGGCAAGGTGCGTCCGCCCGAGTGGGTGTCCACCGATGAGATCGGCGACCTGGCCTTCGGCCTCAACTCCATCATCGGTCAGCTGAGCGCCGTCCCCCGCGCGCTCGAGAACGCCGCCAACCAGCTGGCCGAGGCCGGCGCCACCCTGCGCAACGCCAACGACAACCAGCGCCAGGCCCTCACCATCCAGGCCACCACCATCCAGGAGACGAACGTCACCGCCCAGGAGATCAAGCAGACCTCCGACCTCACGGCCCAGCGCGCCGAGGCGGTGCTCAACGTCGTCACCCACGCCGAGGAGCTGGGCCGCGCCGGCTCCAACGCCATCGAGCAGACCATCGCCGGCTTCTCCGTCATCCGCGACTCGGTGCACGCCATCCGCACCAAGATGGAGCGCCTGCACGCCAGTGCCCAGCAGATCGGCAACATCACCGAGGCGGTGAAGGACCTGGCCGACCAGTCCAACATGCTCGCGCTCAACGCCGCCATCGAGGCGGTGCGCTCGGGCGAGCACGGCAAGGGCTTCGGCGTGGTGGCCCGCGAAATCCGCAACCTCGCCGACCAGTCCATCCGCGCCACCGGCCGCATCCGCAACATCCTCGAGGAGGTGGGCAGCGCCATCAACGACGCCGTCGCCATGACGGACGTGGGCGCCGCCCAGGTCGAGGGCGGCCTCGACAAGGTGAAGACCTCCGGCGACAGCCTCCGCCAGCTCTCGCAGATGGTGCACGAGAGCTCCTCCGCCGTGCGGCAGATCACCGCCGCCGTCAGTCAGCAGAATTCCGGCTTCGCCCAGATATTCACGGCCATCGCCGACATGTCGCGCAGCATGGACCAGTCACTGGAGCGGCTCGAGTCCACCCAGGAAGCCGCCGGTACCCTCCAGCAGGTGTCCGACCAGGTCAATCAGCTCGTCCGCCAGTACCGCGTCGAGTAG
- a CDS encoding FAD-binding oxidoreductase, producing MGTERASWGRYPRVKAQRTSPVTWASDALPVPAGGGTLLPYGQGRSYGDSCLNAGGTLLTTSRLDRFLDFNPATGVLRCESGVTLDAILRLVTWQGWFLPVTPGTKFVSVGGAIANDVHGKNHHQAGTFGRHVPRFELVRSDGSRRVCSLEENRDWYEATIGGLGLTGLITWADIQLRRMSNPYVLQETFTFSNLDEFLALARESERDYEFTVAWVDSLGRGRNLGKGLFYRGNHAPPQFDALPLTKSHLSRRGGLAVPFDFPGFALNRLSVSAFNWLYYHLQRSKPSQALVHYDPFFYPLDGVHRWNRIYGRRGFLQFQCVVPESDAGVAALKEVLDRGARSGMPSFLTVLKMFGDVPSPGWMSFPRRGVTLALDFANRGERTYRLVEELDRVTRQAGGRVYPAKDARMAPENFAAYYPERERFSRYVDPAFSSSFWRRVNGLPSAS from the coding sequence GTGGGAACGGAACGGGCATCCTGGGGACGCTACCCGCGCGTGAAGGCGCAACGGACGAGCCCCGTCACGTGGGCCTCGGACGCCCTGCCGGTACCGGCCGGTGGAGGCACGCTGCTGCCGTACGGGCAGGGCCGGAGCTACGGCGACTCGTGCCTCAACGCGGGCGGTACGCTGCTGACGACGTCGCGGCTGGACCGCTTCCTGGACTTCAATCCGGCCACCGGGGTGCTGCGCTGCGAGTCGGGCGTCACGCTGGACGCCATCCTCCGGCTGGTGACGTGGCAGGGCTGGTTCCTCCCGGTGACGCCGGGCACCAAGTTCGTGAGCGTGGGCGGGGCCATCGCCAACGACGTCCACGGCAAGAACCACCACCAGGCGGGAACCTTCGGGCGGCACGTGCCGCGCTTCGAGCTGGTGCGCTCGGACGGCTCGCGGCGGGTGTGCTCGCTCGAGGAGAACCGAGACTGGTACGAGGCCACCATCGGCGGCCTCGGGCTCACCGGGCTCATCACCTGGGCGGACATCCAGCTGCGGCGGATGAGCAACCCCTACGTCCTTCAGGAGACGTTCACCTTCTCCAACCTGGACGAGTTCCTCGCGCTGGCCCGCGAGTCGGAGCGGGACTACGAGTTCACCGTGGCGTGGGTGGACAGCCTGGGACGGGGGCGCAACCTGGGCAAGGGCCTGTTCTACCGGGGCAACCACGCGCCGCCTCAGTTCGACGCGCTGCCGCTGACGAAGAGCCACCTGTCGCGCCGCGGCGGGCTGGCGGTGCCCTTCGACTTCCCGGGCTTCGCGCTCAACCGGCTGTCGGTGTCGGCCTTCAACTGGCTCTACTACCACCTGCAGCGCAGCAAGCCCTCCCAGGCCCTGGTGCACTATGATCCGTTCTTCTACCCGCTGGACGGGGTGCACCGGTGGAACCGCATCTACGGACGCCGGGGCTTCCTGCAGTTCCAGTGCGTGGTGCCGGAGAGCGACGCGGGCGTGGCGGCGCTCAAGGAGGTGCTCGACCGGGGCGCGCGCAGCGGCATGCCCAGCTTCCTCACGGTGCTGAAGATGTTCGGGGACGTGCCCTCGCCGGGGTGGATGAGCTTCCCCAGGCGTGGGGTGACGCTGGCGCTGGACTTCGCCAACCGGGGAGAGCGCACGTACCGGCTGGTGGAGGAGTTGGATCGCGTGACGCGCCAGGCCGGCGGGCGGGTCTACCCGGCCAAGGACGCGCGGATGGCTCCGGAGAACTTCGCGGCCTACTACCCGGAGCGCGAGCGCTTCTCTCGTTACGTGGACCCGGCCTTCTCCTCGTCCTTCTGGCGCCGGGTCAACGGCCTCCCCTCCGCTTCCTGA
- the nagZ gene encoding beta-N-acetylhexosaminidase: protein MSNALYRDCARLFMVGFPGQRIDDDFASLMDDGIFGAILFKRNVGTAQETATLCREVKARAGRPFILSVDQEGGRVARLRGEPFTTLPPMRELGQRGDLELVERVGRLLAHELRAVGFDWDFAPVLDVDTHAANPVIGDRSFSRDPDEVARMGVALARGLEAGGVASCGKHFPGHGDTQSDSHLTLPRLPHDMERLRRVELVPFRSFAQAGLASLMTAHVLFDALDPKVPATMSHRVLHGVLRQELGFDGVLVSDDLEMKAIADYYSVEEAAVLGTLAGVDLFLVCHKADVQRRAIEALVRAVESGRVPRSRIEEAHRRLARLEARFAHGPEDRLATLGDAEHRALAHGLASSFNGKDPTEVMLASR, encoded by the coding sequence ATGAGCAATGCCCTCTACCGCGACTGTGCCCGGCTCTTCATGGTGGGTTTCCCCGGCCAGCGCATCGACGATGACTTCGCCTCGTTGATGGACGACGGCATCTTCGGCGCCATCCTCTTCAAGCGAAACGTGGGGACCGCGCAGGAGACGGCCACCCTGTGCCGCGAGGTCAAGGCGCGCGCGGGCCGCCCCTTCATCCTCTCGGTGGACCAGGAGGGTGGCCGCGTGGCGCGCCTGCGCGGCGAGCCCTTCACCACCCTTCCCCCCATGCGCGAGCTCGGTCAACGCGGCGACCTGGAGCTCGTCGAGCGCGTGGGCCGGCTGCTCGCGCACGAGCTGCGCGCCGTGGGCTTCGACTGGGACTTCGCGCCCGTGCTCGACGTGGACACCCATGCCGCCAACCCCGTCATCGGCGACCGCAGCTTCAGCCGCGACCCCGACGAGGTGGCCCGCATGGGCGTCGCCCTGGCTCGCGGCCTCGAGGCCGGTGGCGTCGCCTCGTGCGGCAAGCACTTCCCCGGGCACGGTGACACCCAGTCGGACAGCCACCTGACGCTGCCCCGGCTGCCTCATGACATGGAGCGTCTGCGCCGCGTGGAGCTCGTGCCCTTCCGCTCCTTCGCCCAGGCCGGGCTCGCCTCGCTCATGACCGCGCACGTGCTCTTCGACGCGCTCGACCCGAAGGTGCCCGCCACCATGAGCCACCGCGTGCTTCACGGCGTGCTGCGCCAGGAGCTGGGCTTCGATGGCGTGCTCGTCAGCGATGACCTGGAGATGAAGGCCATCGCCGACTACTACTCCGTGGAGGAGGCCGCCGTGCTCGGCACCCTGGCCGGCGTGGACCTCTTCCTCGTCTGCCACAAGGCCGACGTTCAGCGCCGCGCCATCGAGGCGCTCGTGCGCGCCGTCGAGTCCGGCCGCGTGCCCCGCTCCCGCATCGAGGAGGCCCACCGCCGCCTGGCCCGGCTCGAGGCACGCTTCGCCCACGGCCCCGAGGACCGTCTGGCCACGCTCGGTGACGCCGAGCACCGCGCCCTCGCGCACGGGCTCGCCAGCTCCTTCAACGGGAAGGACCCCACCGAAGTGATGCTGGCGTCCCGCTAG